The region GCAGGGCAAACTAAATTTCCAACATTTTCTATAAAGACTAGATCAAGCTCATTTAGTGGCAGGTGATGAAGCCCCTCATGCACCATAAATGCGTCTAAATGGCAGGTCTGACCTGTGCTTATCTGATGAGCTTTTGCGCCAGCTTTTACTATGCGGTCGGCATCTTGATTGGTCTCCAAATCGCCCTCGACAACGCCTATTTTAAATTTACCAGCCTTTATCGTAGCCTCTAAAAGCGTAGTCTTGCCAGCGCCTGGGCTACTCATCAAATTTACACAAAGTATCTTTTTCTCATCAAGATGCGCTCTGTTGTGAGCTGCCTCTTTGTCGTTTTCAGAAAGAATTTTCTCTATCACGTCTATGGTTTTGCTCTCGTTTAGCACAGGGTGCGCGTGAGCCTCGTGGCTATGCTCGTGTGCGTCATGAGCGTGGTCTGTATGCCCATCGTGAGTGTGTGGGTGTGAGTGAGTAGTGCCATCAGCGTGAGTGTGAGTGTGGGCGTGATTTCCCATTGAACAACCGCAATCTTTA is a window of Campylobacter concisus DNA encoding:
- the hypB gene encoding hydrogenase nickel incorporation protein HypB encodes the protein MCKDCGCSMGNHAHTHTHADGTTHSHPHTHDGHTDHAHDAHEHSHEAHAHPVLNESKTIDVIEKILSENDKEAAHNRAHLDEKKILCVNLMSSPGAGKTTLLEATIKAGKFKIGVVEGDLETNQDADRIVKAGAKAHQISTGQTCHLDAFMVHEGLHHLPLNELDLVFIENVGNLVCPASYDVGSHFNVVLLSVPEGDDKVSKYPVMFRAADVLLITKASLAPHFDFDIERVKNDARKLNPKVDIFVVDSKTGEGIDKWISYLEFKKELR